AAGCAGGGGAGCTTGTGGGTTTGTTGGGACCCTCAGGTTGTGGAAAGACGACCCTTTTGCGATTAATCGCAGGCTTTGAACGGCCTGAGCAGGGATCCGTTCATCTTCAGCACCGCATCGTGGCGGGGGGACAGCACTGGGTTCCGCCTGAGCGCCGAGGCGTTGGCATGGTGTTTCAGGACTATGCCCTGTTCCCCCACCTCACGGCGTGGCAAAACGCTTGCTTTGGCTTGCGTCCAGGTCAAGACAACAGTCGCGCAATTTGGTTGCTTGATCTCTTGGGCCTCCAGGGGCTGGAGCAGCGCTATCCCCATCAATTATCGGGTGGGCAGCGTCAACGCTTGGCGTTGGCGCGTGCTTTGGCTCCAGCCCCTCAGGTCGTTCTTCTTGATGAGCCTTTTTCCAATCTCGATGTTGAAGTGCGCCTTCTTCTTCGCAGTGAATTGGCTTCGGTGTTACGAGTGTGTGGAGCCAGTGGACTTCTGGTGACCCATGACCCTGGTGAGGCCCTCGCGATTTGTGATCGTGTCGCTGTGATGCGGGATGGGGTGTTGCACCAGTGCGCCACTCCAAGGGATTTGGTTGATGATCCCGCGACCCCTTTTGTGGGGCGTTTTGTTCTCCAGGCGAATTTGATTCCTGTTTGGCCAGAGGCAGATAACCGTTTGCACTGTTGCCTTGGCAGCCTTCCTGTGCCGTCGAAGTTGTCGTTGAAGTCTTGGCCCGACGATGCAAGTCTGTTGGTGGATCCAGCAGCGATCGCCTTGGAGCCTGAGCC
The DNA window shown above is from Synechococcus sp. CC9902 and carries:
- a CDS encoding ABC transporter ATP-binding protein; protein product: MAGQQSRMGLNHRVPLLERVSGPVEIRGLWHRYKESSNDWTLRGINLELQAGELVGLLGPSGCGKTTLLRLIAGFERPEQGSVHLQHRIVAGGQHWVPPERRGVGMVFQDYALFPHLTAWQNACFGLRPGQDNSRAIWLLDLLGLQGLEQRYPHQLSGGQRQRLALARALAPAPQVVLLDEPFSNLDVEVRLLLRSELASVLRVCGASGLLVTHDPGEALAICDRVAVMRDGVLHQCATPRDLVDDPATPFVGRFVLQANLIPVWPEADNRLHCCLGSLPVPSKLSLKSWPDDASLLVDPAAIALEPEPEAEACVMGREFQGHAWQLRVQAAEQQLRVTQPLEHDYNRGTRCRLGFRKGAKAMLFPQRISLNANDPYDS